From the Antennarius striatus isolate MH-2024 chromosome 15, ASM4005453v1, whole genome shotgun sequence genome, the window TCGCTCGATAAAtcacaatatttatcatttgttaTTCTACGCCAACGCTTAACTTAGCTAACAGTTAGCTACAAGGAGGACGGCAATAATCTTAGGGCAGACACTGCTTCCTttgtaatgtcatttaaaaatcgTCGGACAACATCTTTTTgatgttttaaatttgtttgttttccaatcACCTCATTTGAAGCAGCCTTGTGACACCAATAGCACTGACAACTATATGTTGAGTCGTAGAATTATAGTACTTAAAGTTTAGCATTATTGCTTTCGTGTATTGGTAGCATGAAGTGTTGGCAGATAGAACTTTGTCACAAATGTCTATAAACAAGACTAGAGAATGTGCCTGatgataaattatatttttaaaaacacacacacacgcacctcaAAACGATGTAGAGACGTGTACATACGCTTAATACCTATTAATATTCCTTCAACCTTTTGTagggtatgagtgtgtgtgatggaggacAATCAATGTGGGGACTATCTGATTCAAGATGAGGACACCCTCATTGAGGGCGTCAGCGACCAGGTCTTATTTGTGGTGGTCCTCTGTATCTCCTTCTTAGTGGGCATCCTCGCTGTTCTCTGCAGGTAAGCAGCGAGTTCATAATTCTAGTTGTGTCATGTCTAATCACACTTTTTAGATGATTGAGAGTTATCCTGATTTAGAATTGTTTTAGTTCACTTGCATCTTCATTTAAATGCATCTGTCGATACCTCACCTGGTGCAGTTTCCACAGTAAAGAATTCCAGCCTAATGCTACCCGACACCCAGAGTCTTCACTATTATTTTGTTCTAGGCACTGCCTGGTACAATAATGCAATCTATTAATGTGAAATTAACCTGTTCTGCAAGTTTATTCGATTattgttaaatattattatttggcACGATATGTGTATGGTAATCTgcaacctatgaacacaactGGTCCAGAGAGGCAGTTCGTAAatagaattgtttgtaagttgttatttattaaatttcaatctataatcgccatatgaggtcatttaaatgtcataataactctaaatacaaaagtacagTACTCGTGATtagtctgttttatttccattaactTTCTCAGTTAACCAATACTCAACatcaaataacaaaatgtaCAGAGTTCAGTGTTATTGTCAGTTAATTCTTCCTACATTGGTTCCTAAATTATATAGGAACCAATGATGGCtgtcaattatttaaaaaaaaaaaaatcaaataaaagacAGGTTATGACAGCGTTTTTTTACAGGAAGCCTATAGTCTTTCCTCAGTCGTACCTGAGGAAAACAGAGTCTGTGGACATTTTGAAAAGCAAACTTAAGACCCACCtttttaacttggcttttaactgaaaatgtatttatatttttatttatttattttgtttaaaataatacttttaaccttttagtctaccttgtgtgtgtgttggggatgagcagggaacaaacacaaaatgataaatCAGAAATTGAGAGATATTagataaaagaaggacaaacaCTGCAGAATACGTGGCAACGGGAAAACTGAAAAGGCGGTGTAAAGTCTGACATCAAATCAGCAAACTGATCATTTTGTCTGATATTTGCTGAGTGACTTTGACATGAGGGTGTTAATATTATGCTACTCGGTGGGGGTTGCGACAGAAAGGGAGAGTAGAGTAATCAGATATGGCTGCAAGGAAAGACCTTGAATTGCAGATAGATTGTTGATTATTTATTGGGCTAATGGCACAAAGTGACCAGAAAGGGAAGAACCACAGAGACCAGTCCACAGACTACTCATTAAGTGTCTGGACCATTGGCTTTAATGGTCTCCAACTAACTTGTATCTGCTTTGTTCTTTAGTGATAGTGGATCCGTGTATGTGGATATTGTTCTGTGGACAGACTACTGTACTGGTTATACCCTCCTTTGTAttgccttttctttttaaacaaaggGATAATTATCGTATTTATAATCAAAAGTCATATGTAGCTTTGTGCAGTGTTGCAGTTGAGGAATGATGTGATGCcaaatttgtgtgtttgatctTGCAGACAAGAGCAGCACAACATTCATCCTGAGAATCAGGAGCACGTTCGAGCTGTCCGACAACAGCTCCAGACAGAGCAGGTATGCAGGCAAATACAACCCAAGCCTTTCTGACCAAATTTTTGACAGATAAATCataaaaaactgaacaaaatacATCAAATCTGCATTTGTAATTATTCAAATTTGTCAATGAGCCAGAGCGGTTGAGCTGTGCAGTGTCATCAACATGCCCACTTGCTCTTTAAACACTCCACTGACCTGCCACATGGGCTCATTCAGACATCACACAGACTTTGTACTTGGAAGTTGGGTCAAGTCCAGTTAATCTCCACATTGGTTTTCTCACATGCAGCTGCTCCAGGTAAAGCTCAGACATTGTCAGGGTTACAGTGCTTGAATGAAAGTGGCTGCTGCCATCTACCTTTTCATACTTCATTTGGACTGAAAGAAATAGTAATGGTTACCTTATCTGTTTTTACGCAAAGAGAAATGCTTCAAAAACTAAAGGtacatagtcatagtcaactttattgtcaaatgtaccacatatgcatgacatacagcacagatgaaattacagtcctctcagacgcacgggcagtaaaaaaacacgaaccgctctagcgggagagagaggagccacTGCGTGTGCACGCACCGCCATCCTTTGTCGCggtgaaacccaacagaaccctccagagtaaACATAAATATATGCTAAAAAGCAAgtacaaaatcaaataaatccaaAACATGTAcctaatatattttgtttagcaATGTCCTTCATATTTGTAAGgcttatttgattttttttgctttgttttgtttagttAAAACGTCTGCTGTATTAACGTAACTTTAACTTGTCAACTTGACTTCATTTTGTCAGGATGAAAACTCTCAAGAGGAGACCAGACCCCAGTTTTACACAGACATGTCTTGCCCAGTGTGTTTACAGCAGGCTGTTCTGCCTGTGGAAACAAATTGCGGACACCTTTTCTGCGGTAGGACTGTTGTCCAGATTCCACTCTCAGTATTCATATTTACACATgagaaattttcttttattgagTGAGCTTTCTCTGCTGATGTCCCTCAGAATATACTAACACGTCTTATTTTTAGATTACGTGCATAAATCAGAATGGACATAGTTGTCAATAATAACACTACTAATAGCTGAATTAAGCAGTTATTATTCATTGCCATTTATTTATGCTGGATTTATATGGTATTGTCCTGTCTTTCTTCTTCATAGGCTCCTGCATCATAGCTTACTGGAGATATGGCACCTGGCTGGGTGCTATTAACTGCCCTATTTGCAGACAAACGGTGAGAGGTGTTATAAATATTCAATGTAAAATAGTTCATGTAAAATATTAGTATTATTAAACTCTTTTCACTCTTTTCCTTCTGGTATTCCTAAGAAAAAGAGTCATTCTGAAGTCTGGGGTGTATCTAGTGGAGTGTTTGAACACCCCTCATTTATCCTCcaataaaaaatgtgataaaaactCGACATGTTAAATGTGGAGCAATTAATATGATCTGAGCTCTTTTTAGATATGAAatgcgattaaaaaaaatagctgatGATCATACATTAATCAATAAAGTTATGGTGTCTTTTCTGccatataaaattataaaatctgCTAAAATCCTACAAACCCTAAGGCCCAGTTCCTGTTTTTAACCCAACACCTTGTTTTCAACAACAAGTCAGGTGGTCACTCTACAGCAGTTTGGcatcacatttcttttctgttggAAATCAGATTAGATTTGGTTTGTTCAGGCGTCCTTTGAAAACATGGAAGTGTTATAGTTCTATACAAGCCTGTTGCTGCTGCCCTCGTCAGGAACAAATCTGACCTCATTTACAGGACAGAACAAAACACgaggtaaaaataaacaagataTTCAGAATCCATTGTACATATTTTTTGGTGCAAAACTGCAACAGTAGCTCAATCcacagtccactaggtcttgggctggggactggagggtggtcGGTTCAAGGCCCTTGTATGACCACAacttcagagtgtgaactgacagtggaaggtgCCAGTTCACTGCCTGtacactgccgaggtgcctttGACCAAGGCACCGTCACCGAACGAGTTATTTTACAAGCATGAATGAATCTGTCTGTCAGTGAGGGTGATCGTGGTCCTTGTTATCCCTCTGTTAGCTACGGATCATCTTTCAAACAATTATGGTGTGAttaagtgttttgttttccccCAGGTCACCTTGCTCTTCCCACTATTCCATGCAAATGCCACTCCTCAGAGGGTCCAGGATGGCGAGGCAGAACCTCAACTGATATTAAGAGACATTAATGATTACAACCGCAGGTTCTCAGGCCAGCCAAGATCTGTGAGTACACACAACCATGAAATCTGCTGCAGTTGCACATTAGCTTGGTCTTAGTTTGTTTTCAAATCAGTTAAATATTATAGTATAGAAATTGGTATAAAAACTATTAGAGACATCATAAATTCTTTTTCCTGTCAATTCAAACTGACTTGAGTCAGCTGTACAGCTAGTAAAAGCTGAAAAGTATGTAAATGGCATATTGACATGTAACGCACATAAGAAGACGAAAGTTTCTCATACTATTTTCACTCCTCCTTCAGTTGATGGACAGGCTAAGAGACGTGCCCACCTTGCTTCGCCATGCCTTCCGGGAGATGTTTTCAGTGGGTGGTCTCTTCTGGATGTTCCGAATTCGAATTCTTCTATGTCTGATTGGTGCAATCACTTATCTGGCCTCGCCGCTCGACATCCTCCCTGAGGCGCTTTTCGGCCTTCTTGGATTCCTGGACGATTTCTTTGTTATCCTGCTCCTCTTTGTGTACATCTCTATCATGTACAGAGAGGTAGTCACACAGAGACTAAATAGCTAGGTGTTCCCTCAGGACTGAGGCCTCAGAGCTATTATGCAACATCTTAGAGGAATAtgtaaaagctgaaaaattaCTATTGATCAATAGTTCTGATTCTCTCAAGAGGTTTACATGGGAGCCTGGGAAATTATTTGATCACAGGAGAGAGGTTAGCAAAACACTGAGCTCTGTAGAATTCATCAGTGATGGTTCAGAGGCTGAATGAGGTCAAGACATTCAGGAATTTGACATgttaaacattttctttgagCCAGATGATGTTCTTTATGGTTCGATCAAGCACTTTACGGACACCAACTTTTGCCCACTGGTCGATTTGTTAATGTGCATTTCATCAAAATGGAGGAATGTttcatataatttaatataaagttCCAATGTATTGATGGTAATATCttgattgattattttcatttaaagttgATCTTTTGGACAAATCTGTTTTACTACCATCTGTAGCTATCACAGCCTGCTTGTGAGTAAACTTTGACTGTTTGTAATGTCCATAATGACTTAAAACATGCCAATTTCCATGGCTGCGTGACAAAAACTAGATCATTATACCACCTAGAGTGTCCAAATATTGCTCTTTTCATCCGCAGAAAACAGACAATGAACAGGACAACTAGACCTCTATGATAACAACTTCTCTAAAGGCAGATTTTAATTCATGCAGTCCCTGAACtttgaaaagaagacaaacttAAGGTCTCAAAGATGCACTCAAATTtcgaatgttttttttcccgtcCCACTAAAGGTTGTTGTGCAATTGTAATTTTTGTAACaaaactataaataataaatgaatggatgtatAAAGTTGATAATTGGGTTAACTTTtagtttttgattgttttttttgtgtaaatattttGGAAAGGGCAAATAAATACCTGGTGAAATTTTCTTATTGACTGGATGGATTTGAAATGCATGAGAGGCATCTCAGACTGCATGAGTGATCAGTTGAGACTTGATCCTCAGTAAAGATGAGGTTCCAGTTCCTGAGTTCATTGTGGTTGAACACCCAGCcaaagacttttattttcaaatgcgataccaaaaagaaaaaaaaaaattactaaaaatTGATTCTCCAACACTATCTTAAATTTGTTGACTGCAAATCTGCATCttttattattgtgtgtttCTTGACTCCATGAAATCAATTAGAGTAAGCATTTCCTGAATTGTCTTAAAAATGCTTTCTTTAGACATGGTAATTCatgccttttttcttcttcttcttactgACTAGCTGAGCCAGCAATGGCTTTAATGTTCATGACaagtggagagagggagagaaactCAGCTAGTCATGCATTCAGTTATTGCTTTAAGCAGTAACACAATAGCTCTTTCTTGGAATTTCTCATTCAAGGTATGACGGTCTCATTCCTTTTCACTACCTTCACTAATCAATGTGTTGTTCAGGTCTTCATCTCTAGAGTATTTGGTCAACTTCAGACCTTTTCAATGAGCTGGATTGTAAATGTGTTGTTCAACTGAGAACAGGTTAGGTGAAAGTCTTGGGGGTAAAAACCTGGGGTAAAAACTAACACTGCTGACAGAATCAGGTTTTTGATGCAATCTGAGTCAGAATTTCTAACAGGTACTTGATCTGAAGTTATAACTGTGGATGTGGAATTTGATATATGTTCAAAGGTTGATGGGCCAAAAAAAATGCCCATGTCTTTCTAAATTCTAGAAGTAGGTTTTCAAATTTGTGAGTTATAATTATGAGGGTCAAGTTACGATGGGACTCTATTGTGTTATGCTATGAGAAGGAAAATTGACCCATTTTAACAAAGGTATGTACAATTATAAGCAACAGGTTAGACAAAAGCAAAGATTAGAGGAATGTCGCTGTGCTAAATTATATCAACTGCTCCAAATACCATTACTGTAAAGCCAGAAGTGTTCCAGTTGGATTTTAACATATTGCACATGTAAATCTTTCACGTAACTACCAGCGCAAAGAGGTCTGTAGGCTCTGCTCCTGAAAGTGGGGGCTTCTTTGTGTCTGCCTAAAAAATTgcatcaattaaaattaattttttttatgcgcCGGTCAAACAAAATCTAAAATTTAGTTGGTAATGGTCCTTTAAAGGTCGCAATATATTGCTTTTAAACCAGGCAGGTGGCTCAATGTAACCCtacaggaaaatattttattatccTTATTTAAATCCAAAAAAATGATGGGAATTTTTCTTCACAACCCTATAGACTCCGCCCATCCAGCCCCTCTCCGTCAGACGCCGGACTAGTAAGGCAGCGAACCCGACAGTCTGCCTACGTTTAGAGAGACACCCAGAGAGTGAGAGCTGAGGAGGACCTGAAGCCCACTGTTAACTTCAGGCTCTGTTTGCTATCAGTTTACGTTCATTCAAGATGAGTACACCAGAGTCTTTGGATCGAATGGAACTATGTGAAAGCCTCTTAACATGGGTATGTGATCAAAATTAAAGTTTATGGTTCGTTTTCGTGAACAGACAGTTCTCCGACGCCGGTAAAGCTAGCTAGGATGCTAGGCTAGTGCTAGCGAGTTGAGATGGCAGGGTTAGCGGTAGCAATCTAGAGGAAAATGACACTGGGCCACTGGTTACGTATGCAGGCCAGCTGTTTGGTGCTTTAGCTGCTGATGTGTTGAATGCTAACCGCCTACAGCAAGCCGTCAATTCAGTCCAGGATAGAATTTTGCCTCTAAAATTGTGAGGTCAGGTGTTTAGGTAGCTAAACTTCACCAACGGTCTGTCATGTATAACGGGATCAATCAGTTGATGTTAGCCTCGTCATGGTTTGGTGGACTTTTTGTTCTGTATTGAGGATGATGATAAACCGTTAGAATGTAGTCTGGATTCGTAAGACCTTATTGTTCACAGCGTTGTTTCCGTGACCTTCTCCTCGTTCCCGTCAGAAATATCACATTCATATTATCTATCAGTCAGTTCTTCGATTTTTATGATTGTTGTTAccattttttaatatagaatAAGATCGTCTATGCTAGGTTCACATGTAACCTATTGGTACATGTTTACATTTTGGTAAAGAACGGTATAGAGGTGTGGTTACATTATTAATTAgaaatcctgtttttgtttgtttgttatttgtgAGTGTGGCTGTCGGTGTCGTTATGCACCAgttaatgtaaaacaaatgtttaagtCTGCTTGAGGGGAAAAGTGGAAGTAACCATGTGAAAGATTCTAATAAGCTGATCGATGATCACTGTTCACTTTAAACATCCTTAGTGTAATAAGACCAGAGAAGTCAAAAGTAGTTTAGCATTTAGTATTTTAGAACAGTAACAATTATGCTAACTTCATGCACATTTAGGA encodes:
- the rnf170 gene encoding E3 ubiquitin-protein ligase RNF170; the protein is MEDNQCGDYLIQDEDTLIEGVSDQVLFVVVLCISFLVGILAVLCRQEQHNIHPENQEHVRAVRQQLQTEQDENSQEETRPQFYTDMSCPVCLQQAVLPVETNCGHLFCGSCIIAYWRYGTWLGAINCPICRQTVTLLFPLFHANATPQRVQDGEAEPQLILRDINDYNRRFSGQPRSLMDRLRDVPTLLRHAFREMFSVGGLFWMFRIRILLCLIGAITYLASPLDILPEALFGLLGFLDDFFVILLLFVYISIMYREVVTQRLNS